In Gymnogyps californianus isolate 813 chromosome 29, ASM1813914v2, whole genome shotgun sequence, the following are encoded in one genomic region:
- the RHBG gene encoding ammonium transporter Rh type B, protein MPEHTVASRLRLSGLCFLLQILTIILFAVFVRYSPESSSSLCSQQLNCSWRNQDSGFQHRRFRDGHLQALLGFGLLVAFLGRYGPGSVAISILVVAFAIQWAVLIQGFLYFFLNGKIYVGAQSMVSADFCTAAVLISTGAVLGRVNPVQMLLLTLLGVTLFTLNEYILLSLMGVSDSGGSLTVHTFGAYFGLMVSRLLHQPHMDKRKERQDTGHQPDVFAVVGTIYLWIFWPSFTSATTAHDNAEPWAVLNTYFSLVASTLATFVLSPVLYEESTLRMVQIQDATLAGAAVMGMAGEMLVTPFGALAAGFLAGLIPPLGFRFLTPVLRSRLKTQDTCGVHNVHGLPGILGALLGTLLTALATADAYGGRLELVFPLVAQGSRTATDQALCQLCALPVTLLLATLGGSLTGAVLKMKGLRSPPDTRYLENTVLWEVAEEGCDRGASRKESRGTSTLV, encoded by the exons ATGCCTGAGCACACCGTCGCCTCGAGGCTCCGGCTTTCCGGGCTGTGCTTCCTCCTCCAAATCCTCACCATCATCCTCTTTGCCGTCTTTGTCCGGTACAGCCCAGagagcagctccagcctctgctcccagcagctgaactgcagctggagaaaccAGGACTCGGGTTTTCAGCACCGCC GTTTCCGGGATGGCCACCTCCAAGCTCTCCTTGGCTTCGGGCTCCTGGTGGCCTTCCTCGGCCGCTACGGGCCAGGCAGCGTGGCCATCAGCATCCTCGTCGTGGCCTTCGCCATCCAGTGGGCCGTACTGATCCAGGGTTTTTTATACTTCTTCCTGAATGGCAAAATTTACGTGGGAGCTCAGAG catgGTCAGTGCCGACTTCTGCACCGCAGCCGTTCTGATCTCCACCGGAGCTGTTCTGGGCAGAGTCAACCCCgtccagatgctgctgctgaccCTGCTGGGAGTCACCCTCTTCACTCTCAACGAATACATCCTGCTCAGTCTCATGGGG GTAAGCGACAGCGGGGGCTCCTTGACCGTCCACACCTTCGGTGCTTATTTCGGGTTGATGGTTTCACGGCTCTTGCACCAGCCTCATATGGACAAGAGGAAAGAGCGGCAGGACACGGGGCACCAGCCAGATGTCTTTGCTGTGGTTG gaACCATCTACCTGTGGATCTTCTGGCCCAGCTTCACCTCAGCCACCACCGCCCATGACAACGCCGAGCCCTGGGCAGTGCTCAACACCTACTTCTCACTGGTGGCGAGCACCCTGGCCACCTTCGTCCTCTCGCCTGTCCTCTACGAGGAGAGCACCCTGCGGATG GTTCAGATCCAGGATGCCACCTTGGCCGGTGCGGCCGTGATGGGTATGGCTGGGGAGATGCTGGTCACCCCCTTCGGGGCCCTCGCTGCAGGGTTTCTGGCCGGCCTGATCCCCCCGCTTGGCTTCAGATTCCTTACG CCCGTCCTGCGCTCCAGGCTGAAAACTCAGGACACGTGTGGGGTTCACAACGTCCACGGGCTGCCGGGGATCCTGGGCGCCTTGCTGGGGACGCTGCTGACAGCACTGGCCACTGCGGATGCTTACGGTGGCAG GTTGGAGCTCGTGTTCCCGCTGGTGGCCCAGGGCAGCCGGACAGCCACCGACCAGGCGCTCTGCCAGCTCTGCGCCCTGCCCGTCACCCTGCTGCTCGCCACGCTCGGAGGCAGCCTCACCG GAGCCGTCCTGAAAATGAAAGGGCTGAGGTCTCCCCCGGACACGCGGTACCTGGAAAACACGGTCCTCTGGGAG GTGGCCGAGGAAGGATGCGACCGCGGGGCAAGCAGAAAGGAGAGCCGGGGAACCAGTACCTTGGTCTAA
- the PRCC gene encoding proline-rich protein PRCC: MSLVAYASSEEESDAEEAAGEEEEAAAPPPAAAQQPSARGLFATLPPPKGPVMPPLPPPHQPLGSGFPLLPPPHGGPPPPFLMGPPPGMRGFSTPPPGMSPAQASAVSLPEPSASGNGSGEQPRLGGLLLPPPRNAATTTAASTLNLPPPVSASAALPGAGVDLSLPKPKKRTEPVRITVPELQKGDSDSEEDEPAKKKNTLQGRGEGSGLSALLPQPKNLTVKETNRLLLPYAFSRKAGENASDSKPAKAPTSSSKTKPLSKPAVPTTPSPSAIKAAAKSAALQVTKQITQEEDDSDEEVEPENYFSLSDRSEPSVVNAETYMYSGTLVSEDPPPGTETEPQFQDAAANAPLEFKTGAGSSGSQHSWAPKPGEDYGSQPYSQFPAYGEAGAYYQDYYSSGYYQEMEPAQAPSQEMSTDSSFIDDEAFKRLQGKRNRGREEINFVDIKGDDQLSGAQQWLTKSLTEEKTMKSFSKKKGDQPTGQQRRKHQITYLIHQAKERELELKNTWSENKLSRRQTQAKYGF, translated from the exons ATGTCCCTGGTGGCCTATGCCAGCAGCGAAGAGGAGAGCGATGCGGAGGAGGCCGCGGGCGAGGAGGAAGAAGCCGccgctcctcctcctgccgCAGCCCAGCAGCCCTCGGCCCGGGGGCTCTTTGCCACCTTGCCTCCTCCCAAAGGCCCCGTGAtgcccccgctgcccccgcctCACCAGCCGCTGGGCAGCGGCTTCCCCCTGCTGCCGCCGCCCCACGGCGGGCCGCCCCCTCCTTTCCTTATGGGCCCCCCGCCTGGCATGAGGGGCTTCAGCACCCCTCCGCCGGGCATGAGCCCGGCCCAGGCCTCGGCCGTCAGCCTGCCCGAACCGTCCGCCAGCGGCAACGGGAGCGGGGagcagcccaggctgggggggctcctcctgcctcccccgAGGAACGCTGCCACCACGACCGCTGCCTCTACCCTCAACCTGCCCCCTCCTGTCTCGgcctctgctgctctgcccgGGGCTGGGGTGGATTTGAGCCTCCCCAAGCCAAAGAAGAGGACGGAGCCGGTGCGGATCACGGTGCCCGAGTTGCAGAAGGGAGAT tcagATTCAGAGGAAGATGAACcggcaaagaagaaaaatactcttCAG GGACGCGGCGAGGGCTCTGGCTTGTCCGCTTTGCTTCCTCAACCCAAAAATTTGACAGTGAAAGAGACCAATCGGTTACTTTTGCCCTACGCTTTCTCAAGGAAAGCGGGAGAAAACGCCTCCGACTCAAAGCCCGCTAAGGCCCCGAcctcttcttccaaaacaaaacctctgtcCAAGCCAGCGGTGCCCACAACTCCTTCACCGTCTGCCATCAAAGCCGCTGCGAAGAGCGCTGCCCTCCAGGTAACCAAGCAGATCACGCAGGAAGAGGACGACAGCGATGAAGAGGTCGAGCCGGAGAACTACTTCTCCTTGTCTGACAGGAGCGAGCCCAGCGTCGTGAATGCCGAGACGTACATGTACTCCGGCACGCTGGTGTCGGAGGACCCACCACCCGGGACAGAGACAGAGCCCCAATTCCAGGACGCTGCTGCTAATGCCCCTCTGGAGTTCAAGACGGGCGCAGGTTCCAGCGGTTCTCAGCACAGCTGGGCGCCTAAACCCGGAGAAGACTACGGCAGCCAACCGTACAGCCAGTTCCCTGCCTACGGCGAGGCCGGTGCATATTATCAG GATTACTACAGCAGCGGGTACTACCAGGAGATGGAACCAGCCCAGGCACCGTCGCAGGAGATGAGCACCGACTCTTCCTTCATAGACGATGAAGCG TTCAAGCGTCTGCAAGGCAAGCGGAATCGAGGGAGGGAAGAGATCAACTTTGTGGATATCAAAGGTGACGATCAGCTGAGCGGAGCCCAGCAGTGGCTGACCAAATCCTTAACAGAGGAGAAGACCATGAAGTCCTTCAGCAAG
- the LOC127026951 gene encoding hyaluronan and proteoglycan link protein 2-like, protein MHRLLLLSSLWLLAASLASSIFQRPTGTPAPPNLQYLLEPLHAAVHTQRGATVTLPCVLRALPRNYRVKWSKVEPANYRESIIIITNGLYHKNYGPLSPRVRLRHSHRYDASLTITEVALEDEGRYRCQLVNGLEDESVSLTLHLEGVVFPYQPSNGRYKFNYHEAKRACEQQDSRLATYQQLYKAWTEGLDWCNAGWILDGTVRYPIINSREPCGGHLLLPGVRTYGARDKQKDRFDAFCFTSALQGQVYFIRGHLNFKEAGQACRNHGAAIAKVGQLYSAWKFSQLDRCDGGWLADGSVRYPITTPRERCGGLPDPGVRSFGFPRKELRTYGTYCFVGK, encoded by the exons ATGCACCGGCTTCTCCTGCTCAGCTCCCTCTGGCTCTTGGCAGCATCCCTGGCATCGAGCATCTTCCAGCGGCCGACGGGGACACCGG CCCCCCCCAACCTGCAGTACCTGCTGGAGCCCCTCCACGCCGCGGTGCACACGCAACGGGGTGCCACGGTCACCCTGCCCTGCGTCCTGCGCGCCCTGCCCCGCAACTACCGGGTGAAATGGAGCAAGGTGGAGCCAGCCAACTACCGGGAGagcatcatcatcatcaccaaCGGGCTGTACCACAAGAACTATGGGCCCCTGAGCCCGCGGGTGCGCCTGCGGCACAGCCACCGCTACGACGCCTCGCTCACCATCACCGAGGTGGCTCTTGAGGACGAGGGACGCTACCGCTGCCAGCTCGTCAACGGGCTGGAGGACGAGAGCGTCTCGCTCACGCTGCACCTCGAAG GCGTCGTCTTCCCCTACCAGCCCAGCAACGGGCGCTATAAATTCAACTACCACGAAGCCAAGCGAGCCTGCGAGCAGCAGGACTCCCGCCTCGCCACCTACCAGCAGCTCTACAAAG CCTGGACGGAGGGTCTGGACTGGTGCAACGCCGGCTGGATCCTCGATGGGACTGTCCGCTACCCCATCATTAACTCACGGGAGCCGTGCGGTggccacctcctcctgccaggcGTTCGGACCTATGGAGCCCGGGACAAGCAGAAGGACCGATTCGATGCTTTCTGCTTCACCTCTGCTCTTCAAG GCCAGGTCTACTTCATCCGGGGCCACCTGAATTTCAAGGAAGCCGGGCAAGCGTGCCGCAACCACGGGGCTGCCATCGCTAAAGTAGGGCAGCTCTACTCCGCCTGGAAGTTTTCCCAGCTGGATCGCTGCGACGGGGGGTGGCTGGCGGACGGCAGTGTGCGGTACCCCATCACCACCCCCCGGGAGCGCTGCGGGGGGCTGCCGGACCCCGGCGTCCGCAGCTTCGGCTTTCCCAGAAAGGAGCTGCGCACCTACGGCACCTACTGCTTCGTGGGGAAGTAG
- the LOC127026891 gene encoding brevican core protein-like, which produces MGRICSAGGRCRRPRPRGLAGSPAPVSHCLSALPFAEEEQGAAPGRDPGSTSAESPGARRDPSQPMEPDGAAGTQTLSVAPQAGAEGPTGTPSLVGAAAGDTEPPEGFPRPPSPAAPTRHPDRPRDAMGRPAHTASPGAPGHRVTSPTGAASAASTDSREPGGTPRRGHESGGASSPVPATEDAELSGDVVESPGVSPLPPAPSQPQEEGEEQSGALWLPSPTTLGDGSTVPTAEATAVTPWHAEVPGSSSAPATGGEEAVPPPPGTDRGMPAASLEEEEEEEEEEEEEQPAPSIATVEGFLAAVPGEPGGCIPNPCLNGGTCTEDGARLACLCLPGYGGSSCERPLEKCSPGWDSFQGACYKHFSTRRSWEDAETQCRHYGGHLATILTPEEQDFINDQYREYQWIGLNDRTIEGDFQWSDGSPLLYENWHPGQPDSYFLSGENCVVIVWHDGGQWSDVPCNYHLSYTCKMGLVQCGPPPAVSNARAFGKPKQRYEIGSIARYQCRHGFIQRRSPIIRCREDGMWEPPQLVCRPGLAQPPDD; this is translated from the exons ATGGGCAGGATCTGCAGCGCTGGCGGGCGATGCCGGCGTCCGCGGCCCCGCGGTCTGGCTGGCTCCCCGGCGCCGGTGTCTCACTGCCTTTCTGCCTTGCCCTttgcagaggaggaacaggGAGCAGCGCCGGGCAGGGACCCTGGCAGCACATCGGCAGAGAGCCCGGGCGCACGGCGAGACCCCAGCCAGCCCATGGAGCCGGATGGAGCCGCCGGCACGCAGACGCTCTCCGTGGCCCCGCAGGCGGGCGCAGAGGGACCCACCGGCACCCCGTCCCTGGTGGGGGCTGCGGCAGGTGACACGGAGCCTCCCGAGGGGTTTCCCCGGCCacccagccccgccgcccccacGCGCCACCCCGATCGCCCACGGGATGCCATGGGGCGGCCAGCCCAcactgccagccctggggcacCAGGGCACCGGGTGACATCGCCGACCGGTGCCGCTTCTGCCGCCTCGACAGATAGCCGAGAGCCTGGTGGGACCCCCCGACGCGGTCACGAGTCCGGCGGGGCGAGTAGCCCCGTCCCCGCCACCGAAGATGCCGAGCTCTCGGGAGACGTGGTCGAAAGCCCTGGGGtgtccccgctgccccccgcaCCCTCACAGCcgcaggaggagggagaggagcagtcGGGGGCCCTGTGGCTCCCCTCGCCCACGACCCTGGGGGACGGGAGCACCGTCCCCACGGCGGAGGCGACGGCGGTCACACCGTGGCACGCGGAGGTgcccggcagcagcagcgcgCCAGCCACGGGAGGCGAGGAGGCTGTGCCGCCACCCCCGGGCACTGACCGCGGGATGCCTGCCGCATctttggaagaggaggaagaggaggaggaggaagaggaggaagagcaacCCGCTCCCTCCATTGCAACCGTGGAGGGTTTCCTTGCAGCCGTTCCCGGAGAACCAG GTGGCTGCATCCCCAACCCCTGCCTGAACGGAGGGACCTGCACGGAGGACGGCGCCCGCCTCgcctgcctgtgcctgcccGGCTACGGAGGCAGCAGCTGTGAAAGAC CGCTGGAGAAGTGCAGCCCCGGCTGGGACAGCTTCCAGGGAGCCTGCTACAAGCATTTCTCCACTCGGAGGAGCTGGGAGGACGCGGAGACCCAGTGCAGGCATTACGGGGGACACCTGGCCACCATCCTGACCCCCGAAGAGCAGGACTTCATCAATG ACCAGTACAGGGAGTACCAGTGGATCGGCCTGAATGACCGGACCATCGAGGGGGATTTCCAGTGGTCCGACGGGAGCCCCTTG CTCTACGAGAACTGGCACCCCGGGCAGCCCGACAGCTACTTTCTCTCTGGGGAGAACTGCGTGGTCATCGTGTGGCACGACGGGGGCCAGTGGAGCGACGTGCCCTGCAACTACCACCTCTCCTACACCTGCAAAATGGGGCTGG TGCAGTGTGGGCCGCCCCCCGCCGTCAGCAACGCCCGCGCCTTCGGCAAACCAAAGCAGCGCTACGAGATCGGCTCTATTGCACGGTACCAGTGCCGCCACGGCTTCATCCAGCGCCGCTCGCCCATCATTCGGTGCCGGGAGGATGGGATGTGGGAGCCACCCCAGCTGGTCTGCCGCCCCG GCCTTGCTCAGCCCCCCGATGACTGA